From the genome of Mastacembelus armatus chromosome 5, fMasArm1.2, whole genome shotgun sequence:
CAAATGTGCTAGTCATGGCAAACACTGCCATGCAGCACTTTAACCAAACCTTGAACTttatccagtgtgtgtgtgtgtgtgtgtgtgtgttcagaaagaaaagacagagagaaaacagacacacaaacacagagagagagtgggtaGAGGAAGCATGATGTGACTCAAAGTGAAAAATCTTCTTCACCTCAAACAAAATTATGTGTGGGCTTTCTCATAACTGGGGGTTCACCTGCTGAGGCCCTGCAAAATCAATAGCTGAGACCAGTTCTGTGCTGCTAAGGCAGCCACAAAGCAAACACCACCTcctttttcttgtgttttaaagcGAGATGAAAGAGAGAGGCAAGCAAGCAAAATGAAAGTGAGTAAAAATTAAAGAAAGCAACCAGGCAATAGAGTGTGGGTGAGGGCATGTTGGTCATGAAAGACCTTCTTTTTCTGCAAAGGATTGGCTTAAGTACATAATGCTGACCTTTGGACACTATAGTCTGGCCGTTTCAAAGCAGTCATTCTGTTCGTTGTCTTGCTCGTTCAGgttgaaatattattattagtgtacATCTGCGCCTGGAGGTGAAAAATGCAGGAAGAATGGACAAGAAGTAAGGGCTATTTGCTAATTGTGATAGCAAGATTTCTGTTTTGCAATCTCTTcttatgcatatgtgtgtccAGGCTAGTCTAAAGCAACGGTTTCCCGCCCTCACTACACCAGGCAAAACGCCAAAGCCATCAGGCAGTCATACGCCTACCATCAGCTGAGGAGTTACACAGCAGtctcatttctaattatacatCCAACAACAGAGAGctgcacagagagagggagcgagtgTGTGGAAtatggagagaggaagagaagggtgATTACAAATGGAAGAGAGGCTGAGAGTGCTACTCAACGGCAAACACAGGGTGAACAAGTTCAtatgtgagagaaagaaagagatgggAAGACATCAAAATTGTCTCAGAAAGGTTAACagggctgactgactgactgagtaGAGTGGgagtgtaaaaatgtaaaaagcgAGTaggagggaagagagaaagagagagagagagaggagaggagaagagaagagaagagaaaaggaggagtgTGTCTGATAGACAGTCTGTTGAGCTTGTCTGGATGTTCCTGTTCATTCTGCTCTGTTTTGCCTTTTCACCTGCAGCCTGGGAGGACGACACAAGCCACACAGGTGCATGTGGAGCATCTGTCTTCATTTTGTGAACATGGATGGATGAGCTGTGGGAAGGTGGACGCATAGAGACATgcatgcatggatggatggatggaggaacATGTAAGTGTGTTTCCTACATGAAGCTTCTCTGAAACCAGTTTATCTTCATTTATGTAGCAAAGAAATTCAGTAAATACTCTCGACTTTTACACCACCAGAAGCACCTGTTATTATACACGCAGTTTATATTGCTACAGCTTCATCAGTCAAGATAAGTGCAATTTGCCAGTACTGGTATGCAAACAATTCCATGTTTAGCACATATTATTATCATGATTGCTTCAAACAGGCTAAACACTGCTGTATATGGATTGGATTTGCATATATGGGGATAACATTACAGTACAGGATTGTTTGGGTTATGATCTGCTCATACCTGTGTGTTGGCCACTGTGAGTAAGTGTCCAACACCTCTATGCCATTTGAatgaatttacatttacactgcaGGCATTTAGCCAACAAACAATGTACTTATCTATTTATGTCTCATTGTATAATACTGAGTGCTCACACAGGAATGTGTGAGGGTGTTGTctgatctcacacacacgcacacacatacagagaaacagCTCATATCAGAGACATGCCTGTCAGAAAGCATTAAAGAAGGCTATTCAGCCGAGGTGCTCTGCTTTGATGATGACATAACACGGAGCACTAAGATGAACTTTGCATTGACAGGCTGTAAAAGTCCAACACTGATCTTTAATTCCCTGCATCACTTTCTGATGTCTGGtatgtctgcgtgtgtgtctgtgtgtgtgtgtatctgtggcCACAAGATGCTTATATTTAGCCCCCCCTGAGTGTACTGACTCACCATGTTGCATTCATGTAAGTAGGATGATGAGGTTTCAATAACTGGAGGTGCTGGTCATCACAGTCTTAGTGTCTTGTGGAAAATCGTAAACTTTATTGAAAGGTACCATAAACCTCAAGGGGGATGAAATTACTGATCACATCGAACCTCTACATTTTTTCCCACcctcagtttttttctttgccttgtCTTCACTATGCTCAGCTCCTCATTAACCACACTGTGCAATACTTTCATACCatagtaactttttttttttttttttttttttataaaggaGTTGGTAGATATCCATCAAACTAAACCCTGTAATTATCACAATTGGTGGTTGGAAAGGCTTAATTTGAGGCTGATGGTGAAGTTATTGTTGAGATGTCAAGAGAATATTTACAGGCAGGGATCTCACCAGGTGCTGTATCCAGAGGGGAGGGAAATAGTTCTGCCATTCATCGGGAAAATTTAAAAGTGAGACAAgtggcagacagagacagtgaggCTGAATACAGGATAAAATTATGTTCACTTGACACCTTGTTTGAGATGATTTAAAGTGCAACAATATTTGTCTCTTCTTCACAGAGCAGGGTGACCTTGGACTGGCAACTAAAGCCAAGTGATCTCGACATCTCCTCGGCTTCTGCAGGGGGCATTCAGTGCCAGTGTGAGTGACAGGCAGTGCGAGCCAATGAGCTTAACACCCAACCTTGCTCTAGTCCCAGATAGGGACAGTCTCCCATTCAAAAAGAGGGACCAAAAGCAGATCTTAGCAccacaggagcagcagcagcagtgtgatgCTGCAACATTCAAGGCACCTTATCCCTACAAGAGCCATAGTGAGCTCAAGGCCAAACACACAGGCCCCTTTCAACCAGTGCCAAGACGGGTTCCAGCACTCTACCAACCCTGGATACAGACTCACACATCCACCAGGTCAAAACCTCATGAGCTTTCTGCTTTCAGGGAGCATCATGGCTGGACAGATTGGAGAGAGTTTAACCCTCTGCACCCTGGATGGGAATTTTCTCACCACTATCAGCACCATGTCCACTTCCCTAGCACACCTGCACTCCAGAGCAGCTATCCACACCACCCGTTCAGATTCACTTCTGTCTCTGAGGAGTTCCACAGGGTGGGTGGAGAGTATGGATGGGAGCAGCTCAAGATATTAAGAGACAAGAGTTTGAACGCAGAGAGACCGAGCAATGACAAGAATAAAGGACCATAtgtgaggagaagaaaaagaaaattcgAATACTTTCCCAAGGTTGAAAAAGCAAGTCCTCCATCATCACGTACATGTCTACCTCACTCTCCGAGAGACAACCTTTGTTTGCAACATGATTTGTTGCACGAATCAGCTTCTGGACATTCCTTCATTAACTCAGAGACCACATACACCTCTATGAAGGAAGACACATCAAGAACTCCTGATCTCCTCTCTTCTGAGCATGCTCCTTCTTCCCCCTCCTCCGCTAACAGTTTCCCCTGGCTGCTCCCTCACTTCATGGCTGGCTCTCTGATCGAGCTCAGAGACGGGCGGCTGAGGAGAGTGGAGCACCTGCAAACGGAGGACTTCCTGCTTGGCTCACTGGCCTGCCCAGACCTGTGCCTCAGCTGCTGTACAGTGCAGAGCATTTCTccttcagcctcctcctccatttCACGCCTCCTCATCCTGCTTCACGACAAACAGTCCCAGGTGAAGGAAAATCCTTCTGTAGTAGTCATGGTACACAGTAGACAAGTAGCTTGTTATTCTTCTTTAATGGTATGTGGGAATGACCTGAATGCAACACGCTGCTGATATAGTTATACCTCTATGCCATAGTGGTACACTGTGTTATCCAAGAGCTACCCAAACACTAATTAGCCTCTCCTGATTGACTTAACCCTCCATTACAATCTACATGGGCACTCCCACATACACTGTCCTTTGAAATACTACTTTGCAGAATAACTGATGTGCTTCTGTTTGAGTAACATTTATCAGAAACTACAATTACCAGCTGTATTAGGAAATTACATTACATAGTTTGATTtatgggatttgttggttttctcACAAGTCCAAAATCATGAAGCACTTACACATCTTTCTCACAATATCACCTCCTAGTGAGCAAGTGCATGTCCTACATTTCTCTGTCTCATTCTTCTGTATACATGTATCTCTTCCAGGAGCTGGTGGATGTGTATGTGGAGTATCCATTCTTTGTTCGTGGGCAGGGCTGGTCGTCCTGCAGCCCTCACAAGACAGCCCGTCTCTGTGGCCTGCAGTGCCGTCAGCTCAGTGTGGGGGACGTCTGCCTGGCTCTCACTCCCGTCTCAGCTCCACGGCCTCCACAGTCAGCCACCTTGGAGCCAAAGCCCTCACCTAGGAAGGCAATGGGAGGGTGTGAGCCCCTTAGTGTACCACCCCCACAGGTCCCCTCAGGGCCGCTGAGGCCAACAGGGGGGCAGAAGAAGCAGGCAGAGGGAGGCCGGAGGAGACACTATTCAGCCCCTGAGCTGAGAGGTCCAGGGACTAATTACATGTAGTAAAGAGGGTCACTGGTTTATGGGCTGAGAGCAAGTCAATAATTTTTACGCTCTACTATATT
Proteins encoded in this window:
- the LOC113130605 gene encoding uncharacterized protein LOC113130605, whose translation is MSLTPNLALVPDRDSLPFKKRDQKQILAPQEQQQQCDAATFKAPYPYKSHSELKAKHTGPFQPVPRRVPALYQPWIQTHTSTRSKPHELSAFREHHGWTDWREFNPLHPGWEFSHHYQHHVHFPSTPALQSSYPHHPFRFTSVSEEFHRVGGEYGWEQLKILRDKSLNAERPSNDKNKGPYVRRRKRKFEYFPKVEKASPPSSRTCLPHSPRDNLCLQHDLLHESASGHSFINSETTYTSMKEDTSRTPDLLSSEHAPSSPSSANSFPWLLPHFMAGSLIELRDGRLRRVEHLQTEDFLLGSLACPDLCLSCCTVQSISPSASSSISRLLILLHDKQSQELVDVYVEYPFFVRGQGWSSCSPHKTARLCGLQCRQLSVGDVCLALTPVSAPRPPQSATLEPKPSPRKAMGGCEPLSVPPPQVPSGPLRPTGGQKKQAEGGRRRHYSAPELRGPGTNYM